A single Silvibacterium dinghuense DNA region contains:
- a CDS encoding ATP-dependent Clp protease ATP-binding subunit yields MALDLSKISDELESALAGARVLAQERGQALIQPEHLLLLLLDGERGGLRGVLQKHPETAMSLLDALSRRADQLSTQRLEAGRRPLASQALRGLLTESFAIADKQGQPAAVPMNVLQAALMGSDGELRAILRRAGLTDETLSTQIPSAGSQNNPASVAASAKAQNNDLAGGASMLERFGRDLTAAARAGELMPVVGRDDEVRQLIQTLLRKTKSNPVLVGDPGTGKTAIVEGLAQRIALGDVPDSLKRCRVIALDLMSLVAGAKYRGEFEERIKTIVDEVRERKGEIILFLDEIHQLVGAGGSEGGMDAANILKPALARGELRCVGATTFDEYRERIEKDGALARRFERVQVGEPDDDAMMHILRGIRERYTAFHGVDLTDEALSAAVKLSRRYMRDRFLPDKAIDIVDTATARLRMQLESRPTALDHQERTLTRLRAELQTLEALPQASSTQRKRIDALRTEIAELEPRVQTGLEFWERQRNARADLARTAQAIDENERLLKAAESSGDVTHAAEIRYGSLQHLETQHAALEVQLDELRNNAPQDTRIADKVLPEHIAEVVGERSGVPVARMLESERDRLLQLEERIGERVYGQPEAVRAISEAVRRMRTDLQLKRAPASFLFVGPTGVGKTELAKALAEALFDDDTALIRIDMGEYKDASSAAGLIGSRPGLIGSDEGGFLTEQVRRSPYSIVLFDEVEKGHPEILDLLLGVLDEGRLTDAKGRFCDFTNTVVLFTSNLGVRESMRAGEDDALRQEILLNAVRASLRPELYNRIGQIIPFHTLGMPELRRIVETHLRSLTRKLQEDRELHMEATAEAVDYLAQLSYDPEYGARPSARVLQREVLSPLADILLSGDATPHSTLRIHAVAVPSASEGEPPAHELEFTIESTEDMEQPATAMPEELQGEELAR; encoded by the coding sequence ATGGCCCTGGACCTGAGCAAAATCTCTGATGAGCTGGAGTCCGCACTCGCCGGTGCGCGCGTGCTCGCGCAGGAACGCGGACAGGCGCTGATTCAGCCCGAGCACCTGCTTCTTCTGCTGCTGGATGGTGAGCGCGGCGGACTGCGCGGCGTGTTGCAGAAGCATCCTGAAACAGCGATGTCACTGCTCGATGCATTGTCGCGGCGCGCCGATCAGCTTTCCACGCAGCGGCTCGAAGCCGGGCGCCGTCCGCTTGCCTCGCAGGCGCTGCGCGGCCTGCTGACAGAGTCGTTTGCGATTGCGGACAAGCAGGGCCAGCCTGCGGCTGTTCCGATGAATGTGCTGCAGGCTGCGTTGATGGGCAGTGATGGGGAACTGCGCGCCATTCTTCGCCGCGCTGGACTCACGGACGAAACCCTCTCCACGCAGATACCCTCCGCCGGATCACAGAACAACCCCGCGTCTGTGGCAGCATCGGCGAAGGCGCAGAATAACGATCTTGCCGGTGGCGCATCCATGCTCGAGCGCTTCGGGCGCGATCTGACGGCTGCAGCCAGGGCCGGAGAGCTGATGCCTGTCGTCGGTCGGGACGACGAAGTCCGTCAGTTGATACAGACTCTTCTGCGCAAGACCAAGTCCAATCCGGTGCTGGTCGGCGATCCTGGCACGGGCAAAACGGCCATTGTGGAAGGGCTCGCGCAGCGCATTGCATTGGGCGACGTGCCTGACAGCCTGAAGCGGTGCCGTGTCATTGCGCTCGATCTGATGAGTCTTGTCGCTGGCGCGAAGTATCGCGGCGAGTTTGAAGAGCGCATCAAGACCATTGTGGACGAGGTGCGTGAACGCAAGGGCGAGATCATCCTCTTCCTCGATGAGATCCATCAACTGGTCGGCGCGGGCGGGTCTGAAGGAGGGATGGATGCCGCCAATATCCTGAAGCCTGCCCTCGCACGCGGCGAGCTGCGCTGCGTCGGCGCGACAACCTTCGATGAATATCGTGAGCGCATCGAAAAGGACGGCGCACTCGCACGGCGCTTCGAGCGCGTGCAGGTCGGCGAGCCTGACGACGATGCGATGATGCATATCCTGCGCGGAATCCGCGAGCGTTATACAGCCTTTCACGGGGTCGATCTCACCGATGAGGCGCTTTCCGCTGCGGTCAAGCTCTCGCGACGCTACATGCGTGATCGATTCCTTCCGGACAAGGCGATCGACATTGTGGATACGGCCACCGCACGTCTGCGCATGCAGTTGGAATCACGGCCCACCGCGCTCGATCATCAGGAGCGCACGCTCACGCGCCTGCGCGCAGAGCTCCAGACGCTAGAAGCGCTCCCTCAGGCCAGCAGTACACAGCGGAAGCGTATCGATGCCTTGCGGACGGAGATCGCCGAACTGGAGCCGCGGGTGCAAACAGGGCTCGAGTTCTGGGAGCGGCAGCGCAATGCTCGTGCCGATCTCGCACGTACGGCACAGGCGATCGATGAAAACGAGCGACTGTTGAAGGCTGCGGAAAGCTCAGGGGATGTTACGCACGCCGCAGAGATCCGTTACGGCTCGCTGCAGCACCTGGAAACCCAGCACGCAGCGCTTGAGGTGCAGCTCGACGAGCTGCGCAACAACGCGCCGCAGGATACGCGGATCGCAGATAAGGTATTGCCGGAGCACATCGCTGAGGTTGTCGGAGAGCGTTCCGGTGTGCCGGTGGCGCGCATGCTGGAGAGTGAGCGTGACCGCCTGCTGCAGCTCGAAGAGCGGATCGGCGAACGTGTCTACGGTCAGCCGGAGGCCGTTCGTGCCATCTCCGAAGCCGTGCGCCGCATGCGCACAGACCTGCAGCTGAAGCGTGCGCCGGCCTCATTTCTTTTTGTCGGTCCAACCGGCGTGGGCAAGACCGAATTAGCGAAGGCGCTGGCGGAAGCGCTGTTCGATGACGATACCGCACTGATCCGCATCGATATGGGTGAATACAAGGATGCCTCTTCGGCAGCCGGTCTTATCGGGTCGAGGCCTGGTCTTATCGGTTCCGATGAGGGTGGTTTTCTCACCGAGCAGGTGCGGCGATCGCCCTATTCGATTGTGCTCTTCGATGAGGTTGAGAAGGGGCACCCTGAGATTCTCGACCTTCTCCTCGGCGTGCTCGATGAAGGCCGCCTGACCGATGCCAAGGGCCGCTTCTGCGACTTCACGAATACTGTCGTTCTGTTCACCTCGAACCTCGGCGTGCGTGAGTCGATGCGTGCAGGAGAAGACGATGCGCTGCGGCAGGAGATCCTGCTGAATGCAGTCCGCGCCAGCCTGCGCCCCGAGCTGTATAACCGCATCGGTCAGATCATTCCGTTTCATACCCTTGGCATGCCGGAGCTGCGCCGCATTGTCGAGACGCATCTGCGGTCTCTCACGCGCAAGCTGCAGGAAGACCGTGAGCTTCACATGGAAGCAACCGCCGAAGCGGTCGATTACCTGGCGCAGCTTTCCTATGATCCCGAATACGGTGCACGTCCTTCGGCACGCGTGCTGCAGAGGGAAGTCCTCTCGCCGCTCGCCGACATCCTGCTTTCCGGGGATGCGACGCCACACAGCACACTGCGAATCCATGCTGTGGCTGTGCCATCGGCGAGCGAAGGCGAACCGCCCGCGCACGAGTTGGAGTTCACGATCGAATCCACAGAGGATATGGAGCAACCAGCCACGGCGATGCCGGAAGAACTACAGGGAGAGGAGTTGGCACGGTAA
- the tssK gene encoding type VI secretion system baseplate subunit TssK, with the protein MNQRRPDAGTELYLRSVNWEHGMLLTPDHLLRQERYLASLAMWGMTYLNRAAGLVGGGVRMPEADLGTVRFDPEVALHETAEYLDVAVQRARGLTPSGLIVDIEGGDAISVRVPKDQLAGVAEAVVYVVCDPAERVKVDGAVDSFNPQMHSERAPSYRVALSVNAAERAQALAVGRVKRPATGMSFEADVQYIPPCVAVSSHSELMTGTRRILEAVQRLAAGYAELHRAMREFMVLFTERGLETEVDRDSMQFAERMVLELQNASYALLERTQTPAQFFGRVRELLHSAAIYFDLAPGMQTYYDTLRDTGETEWLGLIEQQKHTLQLSRTLRLEEDLGLEVRKATAALVGLERLERALEGKYIDFRKSNTLESTNFIFDRGGKALYKLAARPARVQGIADEMTIFFSNLRLEGRDRYRLILIGDRNAPWVRGTSIGAEIRLNEGSGFRRESLILTGDVRQDDQYNIELDFQAPDVPTITDVRVTVPAYHTVHTALLFIRHRFYAGQREQPARILERDTPSEPSGFSSGSANGGRRSEVPPAAAEESRLPDLHTTSTVSPPGLQPTPHVQPPWMPRESSSTSTLGGEDPNKPRRRRLE; encoded by the coding sequence ATGAACCAACGCCGACCGGATGCCGGAACGGAACTCTACCTGCGGTCTGTGAACTGGGAACATGGCATGCTGCTTACGCCGGATCATCTTCTCCGGCAGGAGCGGTACCTCGCATCGTTGGCGATGTGGGGGATGACTTATCTAAACCGGGCCGCAGGTCTCGTCGGTGGTGGTGTGCGGATGCCGGAGGCGGATCTGGGCACCGTGCGCTTCGATCCCGAAGTCGCTCTGCATGAGACGGCCGAATACCTCGATGTCGCGGTGCAGCGGGCGCGAGGGCTGACACCGTCGGGGCTGATCGTAGACATCGAAGGTGGGGATGCCATCTCCGTGCGTGTTCCAAAGGATCAGCTCGCCGGCGTGGCCGAGGCGGTGGTGTATGTGGTCTGCGATCCCGCCGAGCGCGTCAAAGTGGATGGCGCCGTCGACAGCTTCAATCCGCAGATGCACAGCGAGCGGGCGCCGAGTTACCGTGTTGCGCTGAGCGTGAATGCCGCTGAGCGGGCGCAGGCGCTCGCCGTGGGGCGTGTGAAGCGGCCGGCGACGGGCATGAGCTTTGAAGCGGACGTGCAGTACATTCCGCCCTGCGTTGCCGTATCGAGCCACTCGGAGCTGATGACCGGCACGCGCCGCATCCTCGAAGCCGTGCAGCGATTGGCGGCCGGCTATGCGGAGTTGCACCGGGCCATGCGCGAGTTCATGGTGCTCTTTACCGAGCGTGGTCTTGAAACAGAAGTCGACCGTGACTCAATGCAGTTTGCGGAGCGGATGGTGCTGGAGCTGCAGAATGCCTCCTATGCCTTGCTGGAGCGCACGCAGACGCCGGCGCAGTTCTTTGGCCGCGTGCGTGAACTGCTGCACTCGGCGGCGATCTATTTCGATCTCGCGCCTGGGATGCAGACGTATTACGACACGCTGCGCGACACGGGCGAGACCGAGTGGCTCGGCCTGATTGAGCAGCAGAAGCACACGCTGCAGCTCAGCCGCACGCTGCGGCTCGAGGAAGACCTTGGCCTGGAGGTGCGCAAAGCGACGGCTGCCCTGGTGGGCCTGGAGCGTCTCGAGCGCGCGCTCGAAGGCAAGTACATCGACTTCCGCAAGAGCAACACGCTCGAAAGCACGAACTTCATCTTCGATCGCGGCGGCAAGGCCCTGTACAAGCTGGCGGCGCGTCCGGCGCGTGTGCAGGGCATTGCGGACGAGATGACGATCTTCTTCTCGAACCTGCGCCTGGAAGGTCGCGACCGCTATCGGCTGATTCTGATCGGCGATCGCAATGCCCCATGGGTGCGCGGCACATCCATCGGCGCCGAGATCCGCCTCAACGAGGGGTCGGGATTCCGTCGCGAGAGCCTGATCCTTACAGGCGATGTGCGCCAGGACGACCAGTACAACATCGAGCTCGACTTCCAGGCGCCGGATGTCCCGACCATTACGGATGTTCGCGTCACCGTGCCGGCCTATCACACGGTGCACACGGCGTTGCTCTTCATCCGTCATCGCTTTTATGCAGGACAGCGTGAGCAGCCCGCACGCATCCTCGAGCGTGATACGCCTTCCGAGCCATCCGGCTTCAGCTCCGGGTCGGCCAATGGCGGACGACGTTCTGAAGTGCCGCCGGCAGCGGCGGAAGAAAGCCGGCTTCCTGATCTGCACACGACATCTACCGTTTCGCCTCCAGGTCTGCAGCCCACGCCGCACGTGCAGCCACCGTGGATGCCGCGCGAATCGTCATCCACATCGACGCTGGGCGGCGAAGATCCGAATAAGCCTCGTCGGCGGAGGCTGGAGTAG